One region of Polynucleobacter sp. MWH-Aus1W21 genomic DNA includes:
- a CDS encoding FAD:protein FMN transferase, whose translation MIRCKPLLGTFVEISIDEDDGLMAIDYAFDAIQKVQDLMGFHNAQSELSLINQYSHAEAVEIHPWTAQVIRIAKEIYLASNGLFNCGIGHRLVAAGLLPRHITFSNHELGGIEDIEFLAPDLVKSVRPVCLDLGGIAKGFAVDMAVRVLISEGICSGSVNAGGDLRVFGNTSFPIQIRNPELPEELIEVGSLKDGAIATSSLYFAKRDGQISYIINPLAQHFSEVHAEVSGSFSILAKECIYADALTKVLALSNNENHPCFERFSAQALRIAA comes from the coding sequence ATGATTCGCTGCAAACCCCTGCTTGGAACCTTTGTGGAGATCTCCATTGATGAGGATGATGGGTTAATGGCAATTGACTATGCTTTTGATGCCATTCAGAAAGTCCAAGACCTGATGGGATTTCATAACGCTCAAAGTGAACTTAGCCTAATCAATCAATATTCCCATGCTGAGGCAGTAGAAATTCACCCATGGACTGCGCAAGTTATTAGGATCGCTAAAGAGATTTACCTTGCTTCCAATGGTTTATTTAATTGCGGCATTGGCCATCGCTTAGTTGCAGCAGGCTTATTACCAAGGCACATTACCTTTTCGAATCACGAATTGGGAGGCATTGAGGATATTGAATTTTTGGCGCCAGATCTTGTCAAATCAGTGAGACCAGTCTGCCTTGATCTTGGCGGAATTGCTAAAGGGTTTGCAGTAGATATGGCTGTCAGAGTGCTCATATCGGAAGGAATATGCTCTGGCTCCGTGAATGCGGGCGGCGACCTTCGGGTATTTGGCAATACCTCTTTCCCCATTCAAATTCGCAATCCAGAGCTACCTGAAGAGTTAATAGAAGTTGGCTCTTTAAAGGATGGAGCAATCGCCACAAGCAGCCTTTACTTTGCAAAAAGAGATGGCCAAATTAGTTACATCATTAACCCATTAGCTCAGCATTTCTCTGAAGTACATGCGGAGGTTTCGGGCTCATTTTCGATTTTGGCAAAAGAGTGTATTTATGCAGATGCTCTAACCAAAGTTTTAGCTCTAAGCAACAACGAGAATCACCCATGTTTTGAGCGCTTCTCCGCTCAGGCACTGAGGATTGCAGCATGA
- a CDS encoding FMN-binding protein, whose amino-acid sequence MMIWKPNPLALIGLAMLSAPMIAHAKIYVSVEQAQKILFPNKALSKTPIIITDDLQDKMRAASSIRHPFQGDRIWKSSDGSWLVIDEVVGKHEMITYAVAINPNGSIAGIEVLEYVESYGYEVAEAQWRKQFIGKTANDPIKLNQDIQNIGGATLSCKHLTDGVKRVAVLYELALKNTASPNAQSQTIKAK is encoded by the coding sequence ATGATGATTTGGAAACCGAACCCATTGGCCCTTATTGGCCTGGCAATGCTGAGTGCGCCCATGATTGCCCATGCAAAAATTTATGTTTCTGTAGAGCAGGCGCAGAAGATTCTCTTTCCTAATAAAGCGCTCTCAAAGACGCCCATCATCATTACCGATGATCTGCAAGACAAGATGCGTGCGGCATCCAGCATTCGCCATCCTTTTCAAGGAGATCGCATCTGGAAATCATCTGACGGTAGTTGGCTAGTCATTGATGAAGTGGTTGGTAAGCACGAGATGATTACCTATGCAGTTGCCATTAATCCCAATGGCAGCATTGCAGGTATTGAAGTCTTGGAATACGTAGAGTCTTATGGCTATGAAGTAGCTGAGGCGCAATGGCGCAAGCAATTTATTGGCAAGACGGCGAATGACCCTATTAAGCTCAACCAGGACATTCAAAATATTGGGGGAGCTACCCTCTCCTGCAAGCATCTCACTGATGGCGTGAAGCGAGTTGCCGTTTTATATGAGTTAGCCCTGAAAAACACCGCTTCACCAAACGCTCAATCACAAACTATCAAAGCAAAATGA
- a CDS encoding DUF6662 family protein gives MKLTINRLLAFSIFLLATLHFSFAHAGEGAFGWIYTLDLQPKGKLEFEQRLQLNKQQASGTYDAWTARTELEYGLTNDLQVAGYINSYYTSANQNYTNPEACGDSSTCTGGYGVPSAHDPATAYKKSGIEGGSLEAIYRITNPVTSPVGVGLYLEPTWGRNKDELEARLLLQSNFIDDRLILAGNVVVANERLKFIENGNVPESMLDFLVGASYRFAPKWSAGVEARFHNDYSELNLRNQVQRATFIGPNVHYAAKDWWVTGAWRYQLAGGTCMGGGEAECSNARVWDSHSVNEFIVKVGFPLN, from the coding sequence ATGAAATTGACTATTAATAGACTTCTCGCTTTCAGCATCTTTCTTCTTGCAACCCTACATTTCTCATTTGCCCACGCGGGTGAGGGTGCCTTCGGCTGGATTTACACCCTAGATTTACAACCCAAAGGAAAGCTAGAGTTTGAGCAACGACTACAACTGAATAAGCAACAGGCGTCGGGCACCTACGATGCATGGACCGCAAGAACAGAGTTGGAGTACGGCCTAACCAACGATCTACAAGTAGCAGGTTATATCAACTCTTACTACACCAGCGCCAATCAAAATTACACCAATCCGGAGGCCTGTGGCGACTCCTCAACCTGTACGGGTGGTTACGGGGTACCTTCTGCACATGACCCTGCTACAGCCTATAAAAAAAGTGGCATCGAGGGTGGATCTCTTGAGGCCATCTATCGCATCACCAATCCAGTCACTTCACCAGTCGGCGTTGGGCTTTACCTTGAACCTACTTGGGGTAGAAATAAGGATGAATTAGAAGCAAGACTTTTACTGCAATCGAACTTTATTGATGATCGATTAATTTTGGCAGGCAACGTCGTGGTCGCCAATGAACGCCTAAAGTTTATTGAAAACGGCAATGTTCCAGAATCGATGTTGGACTTCTTAGTTGGCGCAAGCTATCGCTTCGCCCCCAAATGGTCTGCCGGAGTAGAGGCGCGTTTTCATAATGACTATTCCGAATTGAATTTACGCAATCAAGTACAAAGAGCAACATTTATCGGCCCTAACGTGCACTATGCGGCAAAGGATTGGTGGGTAACGGGTGCCTGGCGCTATCAACTTGCAGGCGGAACCTGTATGGGCGGCGGTGAAGCGGAATGCTCAAACGCCCGTGTTTGGGATAGTCACTCAGTAAATGAATTCATTGTCAAAGTTGGCTTCCCCCTTAACTAA
- a CDS encoding DUF3820 family protein translates to MNAESLEKLVLMKMPFGKYAGRALADLPGNYLAWFAREGFPKSELGQLLELMHTLDHNGLRGLLAPIQRAHGLAAKTKLL, encoded by the coding sequence ATGAACGCTGAGTCCCTGGAAAAACTTGTTTTGATGAAAATGCCTTTTGGTAAGTACGCAGGGCGTGCTTTGGCTGATTTGCCAGGAAATTATTTGGCTTGGTTTGCGCGCGAAGGTTTTCCTAAGAGTGAGTTAGGTCAATTGCTTGAGTTGATGCACACCCTTGATCACAATGGTTTGCGTGGACTGCTGGCGCCAATCCAGCGAGCTCATGGCCTTGCGGCTAAAACCAAATTACTTTGA
- a CDS encoding DNA/RNA non-specific endonuclease — MKFLRSLLFLASLSISLTTFAAFDDCKGLFPRQQIPISNQAGRDLCFDGFAIYYSPQDKKPIYTVEKLNKEQFSVPHPRRTNQFYEEARLPFSERALLSDYRGSGYDRGHNAPAGDMSNERSMAQSFSLANMMPQARQNNQGIWAKNVEEPTRAYVKRAAGDIYVFTGSTGNSGSIGRSRVTIPSHLFKLVYDPSKNTAWAYWIENTNEANMTPPISYKDLVQKTGIDFQLPGVDDAASPGAIASEPLKTKGQKPLIGGWYPVFFDAYSSSKLNEVIDSIKAGKVESIQIQYDRNESLAKQIFLQIESQTNLKTNLLQSSPPESATTTYERNRVTLIIRSK, encoded by the coding sequence ATGAAATTTCTACGCAGCCTGCTGTTCCTCGCATCCCTCTCAATCTCACTAACTACTTTTGCAGCCTTTGATGACTGCAAGGGTCTTTTTCCACGCCAGCAAATACCCATTAGCAATCAGGCTGGAAGAGATCTCTGCTTTGATGGTTTCGCGATTTACTACTCCCCTCAAGATAAGAAACCTATTTACACGGTAGAGAAACTTAACAAAGAACAATTTTCTGTCCCGCACCCGCGAAGAACTAATCAGTTTTACGAAGAGGCCAGGTTGCCCTTCTCTGAACGCGCCTTGCTCTCAGATTACCGCGGCAGCGGCTATGACCGCGGCCACAACGCACCCGCAGGTGATATGAGTAATGAACGCTCCATGGCTCAATCATTCTCGTTGGCGAACATGATGCCCCAGGCAAGACAAAACAATCAGGGCATCTGGGCAAAGAATGTTGAGGAGCCCACTCGCGCCTACGTAAAAAGAGCTGCTGGCGATATTTATGTATTTACCGGATCCACTGGCAATAGCGGTAGCATCGGCAGAAGTCGCGTGACAATACCGAGTCATCTCTTCAAGCTGGTTTATGACCCCAGCAAAAATACTGCATGGGCTTATTGGATTGAGAATACCAACGAAGCCAATATGACACCCCCAATTAGCTACAAAGATTTGGTGCAAAAAACGGGGATTGATTTTCAATTACCTGGGGTCGATGATGCAGCTAGCCCGGGTGCCATAGCCTCAGAACCATTGAAAACAAAGGGCCAAAAGCCTTTGATTGGTGGCTGGTATCCAGTATTTTTTGATGCCTATTCATCAAGCAAGCTCAATGAGGTAATTGACAGCATCAAGGCGGGTAAGGTGGAGAGTATTCAAATTCAATACGACCGCAATGAGAGTCTCGCAAAACAAATTTTCTTGCAAATTGAGTCCCAAACGAATCTCAAGACAAACTTGCTACAAAGCAGTCCACCAGAATCAGCAACTACGACTTACGAACGCAACCGCGTTACTCTCATTATTCGCTCAAAGTAA